A window from Fragaria vesca subsp. vesca linkage group LG5, FraVesHawaii_1.0, whole genome shotgun sequence encodes these proteins:
- the LOC101297740 gene encoding uncharacterized protein LOC101297740, with amino-acid sequence MASFAELEEEIATLELEIMHLERHLLSLYRTAFQGCALPSTPDSHVQPMTRSRSKFVQKQPRSNLELQMHRGRPVQHDQTSPAYIQFHSDHHSSATSIKATPKRDQKVADSRHRSRSLGDHLGASRIDSSLNTPDRVSEDIIRCISSIYCKLAAPQAQAALSSSPTSSLFSSSIFSSKNPCESSSPHFSDDSTTDHEGFKDNNGPYTTMIEVLKICLDDESFNYAALMLQNFRLLVRSLEKVDVLKMKREEKLAFWINIHNALVMHAFLAYGTHNLAKSTSIVKAAYNIGGHSINAYVIQSSILGIRAHHTAPWLQSLLNSGKKFKRGSMKHTYALEYPEPLVHFALCSGAYSDPAVRAYTARSIFQDLKLARREFIQASVYTDNDTKVYLPKILEYFAKDMSLSIHGLLEEIEDCLSEIQKKAICSCMKGRLDKSVHWQPQSSTFRYVIHEELATVRIASE; translated from the exons ATGGCT TCTTTTGCAGAGCTGGAGGAGGAGATTGCCACACTTGAGCTTGAGATTATGCACTTGGAACGCCATCTTCTTTCACTATATAGAACAGCTTTCCAAGGATGTGCCTTGCCAAGTACCCCTGACAGCCATGTACAACCTATGACACGATCACGGTCAAAATTTGTACAGAAGCAACCACGTTCCAATTTGGAGTTGCAAATGCACAGAGGTCGACCGGTCCAGCATGACCAAACTTCCCCTGCATATATTCAGTTCCACTCAGATCATCACAGCAGTGCCACTAGCATAAAAGCAACACCTAAAAGG GACCAGAAAGTTGCTGATTCTCGTCATCGCAGTCGCAGCCTTGGGGATCATCTTGGTGCTTCTCGCATTGATAGTTCCCTGAATACTCCGGATAGAGTATCTGAAGATATTATAAGATGCATCTCTTCTATATACTGCAAACTTGCCGCCCCTCAAGCTCAGGCAGCACTATCATCTTCTCCTACTTCATCTTTGTTTTCCTCAAGTATATTTTCTTCGAAGAATCCGTGTGAAAGTTCGAGTCCACATTTCAGTGATGATTCTACAACAGATCATGAAGGGTTCAAAGATAATAATGGACCATACACTACCATGATAGAGGTGTTGAAGATATGCTTAGATGATGAAAGCTTTAATTATGCTGCTCTAATGCTACAAAATTTCAG GTTATTGGTTCGAAGTCTTGAGAAGGTTGATGTTCTGAAGATGAAGCGTGAGGAGAAGCTTGCATTCTGGATTAATATTCACAATGCCTTGGTGATGCAT GCATTCTTGGCATACGGAACACATAATCTTGCCAAAAGTACTTCAATTGTGAAG GCAGCCTACAACATAGGAGGACATTCCATAAATGCGTATGTCATACAGAGCTCCATTTTAGGAATTCGAGCACATCATACAGCACCA TGGCTACAATCTTTGCTGAATTCAGGAAAGAAGTTCAAGAGGGGGAGCATGAAGCACACCTACGCCCTAGAATACCCTGAGCCACTGGTCCACTTTGCTCTATGTTCCGGGGCTTACTCTGACCCAGCG GTTCGAGCATACACCGCAAGGAGTATATTCCAGGATCTGAAACTTGCTAGAAGAGAATTTATTCAAGCCAGTGTCTACACAGATAATGATACAAAGGTTTACCTCCCAAAAATTCTGGAGTACTTTGCAAAGGACATGTCACTAAGCATCCATGGACTCTTGGAAGAAATAGAGGATTGTCTCTCAGAAATTCAAAAGAAAGCTATCTGCAGCTGTATGAAGGGGAGGCTTGACAAGTCTGTACATTGGCAACCTCAAAGCTCAACTTTTCGGTATGTCATCCATGAGGAATTAGCCACAGTAAGAATAGCATCTGAATAA